From Paenibacillus graminis:
AAAAACAGCTCCGATGAATCAATTTTCTGCATCGGGGCTGTTTGTATGCTTGTTAATAGAATCCCCAGAGGCGAATGTCGACAGCCTTAAAGGGATTTTTTTTGCTGTTTTCCCGTTTTTTTTGACCTATTATTACAAAATATCCCATATATAATCATATAAAATCATATAAAATATGTTACTTATTTACTATTTACATAAAATTTAGTTAAAGTTATCCTGTTATTAGGAAAAAATTAACATTTTAAAATTACAACTTGGTTTTGATGTGTTAAGGAGGGATGAAAACACAATAAGTGGGCAATTGTACGAAACTTATCCTTGTCGGCTCAAGATCTGTTGTAAAAATTTGAAATTAGAGGAGCGAGAACTGTGAAAGCAATAAAAAAACTATTTGCTGGATTGATGATGTTTACTCTGATTTTTGGTGTATCCTTTATGGGATCGGCATTTGCCAGCGGTGATGAGGTTAAACTTATTGACTCGGATGTCAGCATTATGTATAAAAATGGATATGTCGGATTCAGCGGGAATATTGATGTTGCGAATCTGGGACCCGTCAAAAATGTTACTGTGCATTACACGACAGATAACACAAATTGGTTTGATACGACTGCGTCTTATGTAGGGCCGACGGATGCAAACCGTGAGAAATGGCATTTCGGCATTTCCAGAACTGGTTCTTCAACAGATCATTTAGAGTTGAAGGATCTGAAATTCATAAAATTCGCTATTAAATACGAAGTGAATAACCAGATTTATTGGGATAACAACGGGGGAGCGAATTATTACAATGAAGTCAATAGTTCATATCCTGTGAGTTCCGTGATTTTGGGAGCACCAAATGTGCTTAATGATAAAAGTACTCTAAGCAATGGTGAATTTAGCGGATATATCTATGTAAAAAACCTGGATCCGACGAAAACAGTAAAAGTAGTGTACACAACAGACAACTGGGCAACGACTCATGAGGCATTCGCTACTTACGGTGGCTCCGTGAATAATTTCAAGAGTGTTGAATCTTGGAACTACAGTATCAATGTTCCGGGTGCCACAAATGTTAAATACGCGATTTCGTATACAACTGGCGGGCAAACGTATTGGGATAATAACTATGGCCATAATTACGAGGTCAACTAATTCATTGTAAAGTGCAGTTAATATAGGATCACAGGCGGCTTATCCCGCTTTGTGATCCTTTTCTCTGTGGGGACCGTTTTCAGAAGTAATAAAACGATTACACTTGCCGCAGGCCAGAATTCAGCAAC
This genomic window contains:
- a CDS encoding carbohydrate-binding protein translates to MKAIKKLFAGLMMFTLIFGVSFMGSAFASGDEVKLIDSDVSIMYKNGYVGFSGNIDVANLGPVKNVTVHYTTDNTNWFDTTASYVGPTDANREKWHFGISRTGSSTDHLELKDLKFIKFAIKYEVNNQIYWDNNGGANYYNEVNSSYPVSSVILGAPNVLNDKSTLSNGEFSGYIYVKNLDPTKTVKVVYTTDNWATTHEAFATYGGSVNNFKSVESWNYSINVPGATNVKYAISYTTGGQTYWDNNYGHNYEVN